One stretch of Armatimonadota bacterium DNA includes these proteins:
- a CDS encoding HD domain-containing protein has translation MSDLDYAVRESRNETVRSLVRALESHGPGEGAHADRVAVYAAATGERLGIDVHDLIDLRWGAALHDVGKISLDPKLLRKLGKLTDDEMGLMRMHAELAIRVIEEFEWLEPALPMVKHHHERFDGSGYPDGLAGDDIPLGARIIGVAETFDVLTFSPEWREPMSTEDALDEIRRCSGAQFDPQVVEAFCEVQPLIQPLGFVD, from the coding sequence GTGAGCGACTTAGACTACGCCGTTCGCGAGTCTCGCAACGAAACTGTTCGCTCGCTGGTGAGGGCGCTGGAGTCGCACGGCCCAGGCGAGGGTGCGCACGCCGACCGCGTTGCGGTGTACGCTGCCGCGACGGGCGAGCGCCTCGGAATCGACGTCCACGATCTCATCGACTTGCGCTGGGGGGCTGCGCTGCACGACGTCGGAAAGATATCGTTGGACCCCAAGCTGCTCAGAAAGCTAGGGAAGCTGACGGACGACGAAATGGGCCTGATGCGGATGCACGCCGAGTTGGCGATTCGTGTCATCGAGGAGTTCGAGTGGTTGGAACCGGCGCTTCCGATGGTGAAGCACCACCATGAGCGGTTCGACGGATCGGGTTACCCGGATGGGCTGGCCGGCGACGACATACCGCTCGGTGCTCGAATAATCGGAGTTGCAGAGACGTTCGACGTGCTCACGTTTTCTCCCGAGTGGCGAGAGCCCATGTCGACCGAGGATGCGCTCGATGAGATTCGGCGATGCTCCGGCGCGCAGTTCGACCCGCAGGTCGTCGAGGCGTTCTGCGAAGTGCAGCCGCTAATCCAGCCTCTCGGGTTTGTGGACTAG
- a CDS encoding carboxypeptidase M32, producing MSNLDALKSRMYDLNALEASMSIFGWDQRCFMPPGATEARANHLSILHRMHHEMFTSDETGTLIDKAAGEVGDGGEDGAMLRVVKRDFDLATKLPAELVAKKSMLAALAHEEWVAARKNNDFKSFAPTLEKMFEICRQEAEYLGYKDHIYDALFDLYEEGATQKDAVQMFDTIRQPLVDLVKEIQENGRKISNDFMTGEWAKEKQSEFTEMISKAVGFDFDRGRQDTAHHPFCGGWSVNDVRLTTRFLPFLGSAIFGTLHESGHGMYEQGSPVEWDRTPLAGGVSLGLHESQSRLWENIVGRSKAFWQRFLPDLQETFPTLSSISLDDFHRAVNKVEPSLIRVEADELTYNLHILIRFEIECGMLEGSMQVKDLPEIWNAKYEGYLGITPPTDSDGCLQDIHWSGGSVGYFPTYSMGNLLSYQIWKTLIDDIGDQDENMASGDFSKILGWLGEKIYSQGKRYTPKELVQRVTGKPIGAEDYLTGITAKYRAVYEI from the coding sequence ATGTCGAACCTCGACGCCCTGAAGTCCAGGATGTACGACCTGAACGCGCTGGAGGCGTCCATGTCGATCTTTGGTTGGGACCAGCGGTGCTTCATGCCGCCGGGCGCGACCGAGGCGCGCGCGAACCACCTCTCCATCCTCCACCGGATGCACCACGAGATGTTCACGTCCGACGAGACGGGGACTCTGATCGACAAGGCTGCGGGTGAGGTCGGTGACGGTGGGGAAGACGGCGCGATGTTGCGCGTGGTCAAGCGCGACTTCGATCTGGCGACGAAACTGCCTGCCGAGTTGGTCGCGAAGAAGAGCATGCTGGCCGCGCTCGCGCACGAAGAGTGGGTGGCGGCCCGCAAGAACAACGATTTCAAGTCCTTCGCGCCGACGCTCGAGAAGATGTTCGAGATCTGTCGTCAAGAGGCAGAGTATCTAGGATACAAAGACCACATCTACGACGCGCTGTTCGATCTGTACGAAGAGGGCGCGACTCAGAAAGACGCGGTGCAGATGTTCGACACGATCCGCCAGCCTTTGGTCGATCTGGTCAAGGAAATCCAGGAGAACGGCCGCAAGATCTCCAACGATTTCATGACCGGCGAGTGGGCGAAAGAGAAGCAGAGCGAGTTCACAGAGATGATCTCCAAGGCGGTCGGCTTCGACTTCGACCGCGGGCGGCAAGACACCGCGCACCACCCGTTCTGCGGCGGCTGGTCGGTGAACGACGTGCGGCTGACGACGCGTTTCCTTCCGTTCTTGGGGTCTGCAATCTTTGGCACTTTGCACGAGTCCGGGCACGGGATGTACGAGCAGGGAAGTCCGGTCGAATGGGATCGCACGCCGCTGGCGGGCGGCGTTTCGCTCGGCCTGCACGAGAGCCAGTCGCGGCTTTGGGAGAACATCGTCGGGCGGTCGAAGGCGTTCTGGCAGCGGTTCCTCCCGGATTTGCAAGAAACCTTCCCGACGCTATCTTCAATCAGTCTTGACGACTTCCACCGTGCCGTCAACAAGGTCGAGCCGAGCCTGATCCGCGTCGAGGCGGACGAGCTGACCTACAACCTGCACATCCTCATCCGGTTCGAGATCGAGTGTGGAATGCTCGAGGGTTCGATGCAGGTCAAGGACCTCCCCGAGATTTGGAACGCTAAGTACGAGGGGTATCTCGGCATCACCCCACCGACGGATTCTGACGGTTGCCTGCAGGACATCCACTGGTCCGGCGGCTCGGTCGGCTACTTCCCAACCTACAGCATGGGCAACCTTTTGAGCTACCAGATCTGGAAGACGCTGATTGACGACATCGGCGACCAGGACGAGAACATGGCGAGCGGTGACTTCTCAAAGATCCTCGGATGGCTAGGCGAAAAGATCTACTCGCAAGGCAAACGGTACACGCCTAAAGAGTTAGTGCAACGTGTGACCGGCAAACCGATCGGCGCTGAGGATTACTTGACTGGCATCACCGCCAAGTACCGCGCCGTGTACGAGATCTGA
- the rpoZ gene encoding DNA-directed RNA polymerase subunit omega produces MAPGDSIFPQPDILNEHEFGRFVLANLAAKRARQIKDGAPPLVRIDSSHPLSIALAEIAAGKIKPVFPDEAEAVEDGTLDMEIADTDGLLLPSLGDSELSYDDVALESDAGDDGAVSVSPASLLSDLLIGDEAEEETEATDADGNMSLDDLVKQEEAGESKEG; encoded by the coding sequence ATGGCTCCCGGCGACTCTATTTTTCCCCAGCCTGATATTCTCAACGAGCATGAGTTTGGCAGGTTCGTTCTGGCCAATCTAGCGGCCAAGCGGGCGCGACAGATCAAGGACGGTGCGCCCCCCCTGGTGCGGATCGACTCTAGCCACCCGCTGTCGATCGCGCTGGCCGAGATCGCAGCAGGGAAGATCAAGCCAGTATTCCCTGACGAAGCCGAGGCCGTAGAGGACGGAACCCTGGACATGGAGATCGCCGACACCGACGGCTTGCTCCTACCGAGCTTAGGCGATTCGGAGCTGTCGTACGACGATGTGGCTTTGGAATCAGACGCGGGGGACGACGGAGCGGTTTCAGTTTCGCCGGCATCGCTTCTGTCCGACTTGCTGATCGGAGATGAGGCTGAAGAGGAGACTGAGGCCACGGACGCAGATGGAAACATGTCGCTCGACGATCTGGTCAAGCAGGAAGAGGCCGGAGAGTCCAAAGAGGGGTAG
- a CDS encoding VOC family protein, with protein MSSDLVMSQTILYVSDVPASVAFYRDRLGLTVTYPFGDEPLNEHWATLGVEGGSLALHGGGPGPTGDLAPAIVFSTSDVEASRTHVISMGVEMSEITEPHPGTTLCHGKDPDGNTFFLKQSSY; from the coding sequence ATGAGTTCTGACCTTGTGATGTCCCAAACGATCCTGTACGTCAGCGATGTTCCGGCATCCGTCGCGTTCTATCGAGACCGGCTCGGGCTGACTGTGACTTATCCGTTCGGCGACGAGCCGCTCAACGAGCATTGGGCGACTCTGGGCGTAGAGGGCGGATCGCTCGCCTTGCACGGCGGAGGGCCAGGACCGACCGGCGACTTGGCACCGGCGATCGTGTTTTCAACCTCAGACGTCGAAGCCTCCCGGACGCATGTGATTTCGATGGGAGTCGAGATGAGCGAGATCACCGAACCGCACCCCGGCACAACCCTCTGCCACGGCAAGGACCCCGACGGAAACACGTTCTTCCTCAAGCAGTCCAGCTACTGA
- the dnaJ gene encoding molecular chaperone DnaJ yields the protein MTDPYSSLGVARDAESDQIKSAYRRLARQYHPDVNPDNPEAEEKFKEISQAYAVLSDPEKRSRYDQSGSIDESGGFGDFGQHVDLSDLFDAFFGGMVGGRRARRMSGRDGEDLRSQITISLRDVLTGVEEKIRYKLMARCSECDGSGAEPGTRPETCGTCQGAGVVSRVQQTFIGSMRTSTTCPACAGAGKTIASPCHECHGKGLAVEEVELSVTLPAGVEDGVTLRIAGHGSAGLGQGVAGDLYVVVHVRDDARFERRGNDLLGSVDLTFPQLALGDRVKVDGLTDELDLEIKAGTQPGKLFRLRGEGLPRLHGGARGSLYVRVNVVVPKKLSNESAELLRKFAAESGGPVPQGSSGMLDSLFGRKKGKQK from the coding sequence TTGACTGACCCCTACTCTTCGCTTGGCGTAGCGCGCGACGCCGAATCTGACCAGATCAAATCGGCCTACCGGCGACTCGCTCGCCAGTACCACCCGGACGTTAACCCCGACAACCCGGAGGCGGAGGAGAAATTCAAAGAGATCAGTCAGGCTTATGCGGTCTTGAGCGATCCTGAGAAGCGGTCGCGTTACGACCAGTCTGGGTCGATCGATGAGTCAGGCGGCTTTGGGGACTTTGGTCAGCACGTCGATCTGTCCGACCTGTTCGACGCTTTCTTCGGCGGCATGGTCGGAGGCCGGCGGGCCAGACGGATGTCAGGTCGAGACGGCGAGGACCTGCGGTCGCAGATCACCATTTCGTTGCGCGATGTGCTGACCGGCGTAGAGGAAAAGATTCGGTACAAGTTGATGGCGCGGTGCAGCGAGTGCGATGGCTCGGGTGCCGAGCCAGGCACCAGGCCAGAGACGTGCGGTACGTGCCAAGGCGCGGGCGTCGTCTCGCGCGTCCAGCAGACGTTCATCGGGAGCATGAGGACCAGCACGACTTGTCCGGCGTGCGCTGGCGCCGGGAAGACGATCGCCTCACCGTGCCACGAGTGTCACGGCAAGGGGCTGGCCGTCGAGGAGGTCGAGCTCTCGGTCACGTTACCGGCTGGCGTCGAGGACGGCGTAACGCTGAGGATTGCGGGGCACGGTAGCGCCGGACTCGGACAGGGTGTTGCGGGCGACCTGTACGTCGTCGTGCATGTAAGAGATGACGCCCGGTTCGAGCGACGGGGCAACGATCTCCTAGGGTCGGTCGATCTCACGTTTCCTCAACTTGCGCTCGGTGACCGAGTGAAGGTCGACGGGTTGACCGACGAGCTCGATCTTGAGATCAAGGCTGGCACTCAGCCTGGCAAGTTGTTCCGGCTGAGAGGAGAGGGGCTGCCGCGACTGCACGGTGGAGCACGGGGCTCTCTGTACGTCCGCGTTAACGTTGTGGTTCCGAAGAAACTGTCGAATGAGTCAGCGGAGTTGTTGCGAAAGTTTGCAGCGGAGTCCGGTGGTCCGGTGCCGCAGGGCAGCAGCGGGATGCTCGACAGTCTCTTTGGAAGGAAGAAGGGCAAGCAGAAGTGA
- a CDS encoding aminotransferase class I/II-fold pyridoxal phosphate-dependent enzyme → MSNPSDQRLETMLQHLGEETHILGAVVPPIFQTSLFIFDTWDQFYEAQENQFDLLSDEGQCFYSRINNPTLDLVGKKVAALEKTECARMFTSGASAISTAVMASTRTGSHVVCVDTCYGPTRRFLAEYMPRFGVETTFVVGTDPQEVFDAIRPETSLIFLESPSSIIYRLQDLTTIAQEAKSRGIRTAVDNSYASPIFQTPAEFGIDIVVHSATKYLGGHSDVVAGALCASNDIMKEIMANEVEYIGASLPPFPSWLILRSLRTLPIRMAQHAKTADAVARWLRERPEVRQVFHTGFEDHPQRELFLKQMSSSSGLISFEPVDQDPDRLRAFTEALRLYRLGVSWGGHESLCVPLEYHPMDWPEKRWIVRLYNGLEHETDLIADLEQAFRAGRKQT, encoded by the coding sequence ATGTCCAACCCGTCGGATCAGAGGCTGGAAACAATGCTGCAGCACTTGGGAGAAGAGACGCACATTCTAGGCGCGGTGGTTCCGCCGATTTTCCAAACTTCGCTCTTCATCTTCGACACTTGGGATCAGTTCTATGAAGCGCAGGAAAACCAGTTCGACCTCTTGTCGGACGAGGGGCAGTGCTTCTACAGCAGAATCAACAACCCGACGCTCGATCTGGTCGGCAAGAAGGTCGCCGCCTTGGAGAAGACCGAGTGCGCCCGGATGTTCACGAGCGGAGCGTCGGCGATCAGCACAGCCGTCATGGCCAGCACGAGAACTGGGTCGCACGTGGTCTGCGTCGACACTTGCTACGGTCCGACCCGCAGGTTCTTGGCGGAGTATATGCCACGCTTCGGCGTGGAGACGACGTTCGTCGTAGGCACTGACCCTCAGGAGGTTTTCGACGCGATCCGACCGGAGACCTCTCTGATCTTCCTTGAATCGCCGAGCAGCATTATATATCGGTTGCAAGACCTGACGACCATTGCGCAGGAAGCGAAAAGCCGAGGCATTCGCACTGCGGTGGACAACAGTTACGCCAGCCCGATCTTTCAGACGCCCGCAGAGTTCGGTATCGACATCGTGGTTCACAGCGCGACCAAATACCTTGGTGGGCACAGCGACGTTGTGGCCGGTGCGCTGTGTGCGTCGAACGACATCATGAAGGAGATCATGGCCAACGAGGTGGAGTACATCGGCGCGTCGCTGCCCCCGTTTCCATCGTGGTTGATTCTCCGCTCACTCCGCACGCTGCCCATCAGGATGGCGCAGCACGCCAAGACCGCCGACGCCGTTGCGCGATGGCTGCGCGAACGGCCGGAAGTCAGACAGGTGTTCCACACAGGATTCGAGGACCATCCGCAGCGCGAGCTGTTCCTGAAGCAGATGAGCAGCTCGTCCGGGCTGATTTCGTTCGAGCCGGTGGATCAAGACCCGGATCGCTTGCGCGCGTTCACCGAAGCGTTGCGCCTGTACCGGCTGGGAGTCAGCTGGGGCGGCCACGAGAGCCTCTGCGTCCCGCTCGAGTACCACCCGATGGACTGGCCGGAGAAGCGGTGGATCGTAAGGCTCTACAACGGGCTGGAGCATGAGACCGACCTGATCGCCGACTTGGAACAAGCGTTCCGCGCCGGACGCAAGCAAACGTAA
- a CDS encoding VanW family protein: MIGRLVPYPLKVALVRLRREPEMIIVRRTFCRQRAKDRSAYSYELASHATPLRRKTTTYDERMQRGKETNVRLVAGLLDGIVIEPFGCFSFHGLVGRPKKKRGFVLGPEMQRGKLEEGLGGGTCSVSNLLYWIAINAGMKITERHRHGLDLFPDHGRTVPFACGATVFYNQADLRFENPLDIPVLLALTVDEENLVGRLLTTKDPGLRFEVYETDHSFEKRNGQTFRENRIRRRIFLPDGHTLLDEEIAHNKAVVLYDRDGDD; the protein is encoded by the coding sequence GTGATCGGCAGGCTCGTCCCCTATCCGTTGAAAGTGGCTCTCGTGAGGCTCAGGAGAGAGCCAGAGATGATCATTGTCCGCAGGACATTCTGCAGACAAAGGGCTAAAGACCGCAGTGCGTACTCTTATGAACTCGCGAGTCATGCAACGCCGCTAAGAAGAAAGACGACGACCTACGACGAGCGGATGCAGCGGGGCAAGGAGACCAACGTCCGTCTTGTCGCTGGCCTCCTCGACGGAATCGTCATCGAACCGTTCGGCTGCTTCTCATTTCATGGGCTTGTAGGGAGGCCGAAAAAAAAACGGGGTTTCGTCCTCGGCCCAGAGATGCAGAGAGGAAAGCTCGAAGAAGGGCTCGGAGGTGGGACGTGCTCGGTCTCAAACCTGCTGTACTGGATCGCGATCAATGCGGGCATGAAGATCACTGAGAGGCACCGCCACGGCCTCGACCTCTTCCCCGACCACGGTCGCACCGTGCCTTTCGCCTGTGGCGCGACGGTTTTCTACAACCAGGCTGACCTCCGCTTTGAGAATCCGCTCGACATCCCTGTCCTCCTCGCACTGACTGTAGACGAGGAGAATCTCGTGGGTCGGCTTCTGACGACGAAGGATCCCGGCCTACGCTTTGAAGTGTACGAAACGGATCATTCTTTCGAGAAAAGGAACGGCCAGACCTTTCGCGAAAACCGCATCCGGCGCCGTATCTTTTTGCCGGACGGACACACCCTGCTGGACGAAGAGATCGCGCACAACAAAGCGGTCGTGCTGTACGACCGGGACGGTGACGACTGA
- a CDS encoding glycine--tRNA ligase subunit alpha yields the protein MMTFQELIRRLNEYWAEQGCAILQPYDLEVGAGTMHPATTLRCLGPEPWNVAYVQPTRRPADGRYTRNPMRSQRYYQYQVVMKPSPDDIVDLYMGSLDAIGFDTKKNDVRLVEDDWESQAAGAAGVGWEVWMNGTEISQFTFFQQMGGIDCDPVCAEITYGPERLCLMLNDQFSFWDGMMWSESLSYKDVDFEQEMQNNVYNFEVADTDLLFKLFDLYEAESKRVIETEVHWDEEKGILSSSPSSIVAERNGGGGQGVEATAPPITTSLVYPALDLALKCSHIFNLLDARGAVSPTERTAFINRIRARVRACCLAYTAKYKKNK from the coding sequence ATGATGACCTTCCAAGAGCTGATCCGGCGGCTCAACGAGTATTGGGCCGAACAGGGCTGCGCGATCCTGCAACCGTACGACCTCGAGGTCGGCGCGGGCACGATGCACCCTGCCACGACCCTGCGCTGTCTCGGCCCCGAGCCTTGGAACGTCGCCTACGTCCAGCCAACGCGACGGCCCGCCGATGGCCGCTACACGCGCAACCCGATGCGCAGCCAGCGCTACTACCAGTACCAAGTCGTCATGAAGCCGAGCCCCGACGACATCGTCGACCTCTACATGGGCTCGCTAGACGCGATCGGATTCGACACCAAGAAAAATGACGTGCGGCTGGTCGAGGACGACTGGGAGAGTCAGGCCGCCGGTGCCGCTGGCGTCGGCTGGGAGGTCTGGATGAACGGCACGGAGATCTCGCAGTTCACGTTCTTCCAGCAGATGGGCGGCATCGACTGCGACCCCGTCTGCGCCGAGATCACTTACGGCCCCGAGCGCCTCTGCCTGATGCTCAACGACCAGTTCTCGTTCTGGGACGGGATGATGTGGAGCGAGTCGCTGTCGTACAAGGACGTCGACTTCGAGCAGGAGATGCAGAACAACGTCTATAACTTCGAGGTCGCCGACACTGATCTGCTGTTCAAGCTCTTCGATCTTTACGAGGCCGAGTCGAAGCGGGTGATCGAGACTGAAGTGCACTGGGATGAGGAGAAGGGAATCTTGTCCAGTTCCCCCTCCTCCATTGTTGCGGAGCGAAATGGAGGAGGGGGCCAGGGGGTGGAGGCCACGGCTCCCCCGATCACGACATCCCTCGTCTACCCCGCGCTCGACCTCGCGCTGAAGTGCTCGCACATCTTCAACCTCCTCGACGCCCGGGGCGCGGTCTCGCCCACCGAGCGCACGGCGTTCATCAACCGCATCCGGGCCCGCGTCCGCGCGTGCTGCCTCGCTTACACCGCCAAGTACAAGAAGAACAAGTAG
- a CDS encoding class I SAM-dependent methyltransferase, whose protein sequence is MRAVAKAAGLWVFGRTPGGAALYRRATRKWLGTQRTHVDKLARVAPGYFEVWRGAGIDLERANIAILEPGVTSFWPMACRLVTGGKSHHLQLESAFDPQYITRSAGGVVASLGERFPSRKSEIDRLRWAHTVSEVLDACGAIEHREVDPGHLPLEDASVDVIQSGGVLEHFKQHNVGAFFKECKRILRPGGVCSHVFDHRDHLYHADKSIEPMNHLRYSEPVYWLLFGHRLTYHNRLLPAQVHAIICESGLEQIAMRRLTLPGGKYVSDEEVTGGLLGCSKLHKRYRQASPIDLRTAACHYVFKKT, encoded by the coding sequence ATGCGCGCGGTCGCGAAGGCGGCGGGCCTGTGGGTGTTCGGCAGGACTCCCGGCGGTGCGGCGCTCTACCGTCGCGCGACCAGAAAGTGGCTCGGCACACAGCGAACGCACGTCGATAAACTTGCGCGCGTCGCTCCGGGCTATTTTGAAGTCTGGCGCGGCGCAGGCATCGACCTAGAGCGTGCGAACATTGCGATATTAGAACCCGGCGTTACGAGCTTCTGGCCGATGGCGTGCCGACTTGTGACCGGCGGCAAGAGCCATCACCTGCAATTGGAGAGCGCCTTCGACCCCCAGTACATAACACGCTCTGCGGGAGGGGTCGTGGCCAGCCTCGGCGAGCGCTTCCCATCGCGCAAGAGCGAGATCGACCGTCTCCGCTGGGCGCACACTGTGTCCGAAGTACTGGACGCGTGCGGAGCTATCGAACACAGAGAGGTCGACCCCGGCCACCTACCGTTGGAGGACGCATCAGTCGACGTGATCCAGTCGGGCGGAGTGCTCGAACACTTCAAACAACATAACGTCGGAGCGTTTTTCAAAGAGTGCAAGCGGATACTGAGGCCAGGAGGAGTCTGCTCGCACGTTTTCGACCACCGCGACCATCTTTACCACGCGGACAAGTCGATCGAGCCGATGAACCACCTTCGTTACTCGGAGCCTGTCTACTGGTTACTCTTTGGGCACAGGCTGACGTATCACAACCGTTTGCTACCAGCGCAAGTCCACGCAATCATCTGTGAGTCTGGGCTCGAGCAGATCGCTATGAGGAGACTGACGCTGCCGGGTGGCAAGTACGTGTCGGACGAAGAGGTCACGGGCGGCCTCTTAGGGTGCTCAAAGCTGCACAAACGCTACCGCCAGGCGAGTCCTATCGACTTGAGGACAGCGGCGTGCCACTACGTCTTCAAGAAAACTTAG
- a CDS encoding metallophosphoesterase family protein gives MLKISRREFVIGSAALATAPRWRLRESFTFGMIADVHQDVMHDGVERLTAFIEAMKEQEVDFIMQLGDFCVPKPENQPFMDAWNGFPGPKYHVLGNHDTDGGFSQEQTQEFWSMPDQTYSFDHKGMHFVVLDGNDLHEGRPPGYPRHVGQEQRSWLVKDLKGTELPTVVFCHQSLQEGEGGLDNTLEMQALLENANEEAGWTKVFASLCGHHHIDQLVLINGIQYVQINSASYHWLGGDYRRARYSPAIEESHPYISYTSPYEGPLWATCEVHADGRFDIVGMKTDWVKPSMWDIGYPPDANDYVTPETCVPEIRNRELRFKD, from the coding sequence ATGCTCAAGATAAGCCGTCGCGAGTTTGTGATCGGCTCCGCAGCGCTAGCGACCGCTCCTCGCTGGCGACTGCGCGAGAGCTTCACGTTCGGCATGATCGCCGACGTGCACCAGGACGTCATGCACGACGGGGTCGAGCGGCTGACTGCGTTCATCGAAGCGATGAAGGAGCAAGAGGTCGATTTCATCATGCAGCTCGGCGACTTCTGCGTTCCCAAGCCGGAAAACCAGCCGTTCATGGACGCGTGGAACGGCTTCCCCGGCCCGAAGTACCACGTGCTCGGAAACCACGACACCGACGGCGGGTTTTCGCAGGAGCAGACGCAGGAATTCTGGAGCATGCCGGATCAGACCTACTCCTTCGACCACAAGGGCATGCACTTTGTCGTGCTCGACGGCAACGACCTGCACGAAGGCCGTCCGCCGGGTTATCCGCGGCATGTCGGGCAAGAGCAGCGCTCGTGGTTGGTGAAAGACCTGAAAGGAACTGAGCTGCCGACGGTCGTGTTCTGCCACCAGTCTTTGCAAGAAGGCGAGGGCGGGCTGGACAACACGCTTGAGATGCAGGCTCTTTTGGAGAACGCAAACGAAGAAGCAGGGTGGACCAAGGTGTTCGCGTCGCTCTGCGGTCACCACCACATCGACCAGCTAGTACTCATCAACGGCATCCAGTACGTCCAGATCAACTCGGCGTCTTACCATTGGCTCGGCGGCGACTACCGCCGCGCACGCTACAGCCCCGCGATCGAAGAATCACACCCGTACATCTCCTACACCAGCCCTTACGAGGGCCCGCTCTGGGCGACGTGCGAAGTGCACGCGGACGGCCGTTTCGACATCGTCGGCATGAAGACCGACTGGGTCAAACCCAGCATGTGGGACATTGGCTACCCACCGGACGCGAACGACTACGTAACCCCCGAGACCTGCGTGCCCGAGATCCGCAACAGAGAGTTGCGGTTTAAGGATTAG
- the selA gene encoding L-seryl-tRNA(Sec) selenium transferase, which translates to MSDFRALPSVDSVMREPALAGYSERVRGLAAKAAVESARESIRAGAEQTTESVVETAAQVAESIAKATLAPVINMSGVVLHTGLGRARLSTQASEEIAAVAKNHATVEFDLPTGKRGNRQDHVRSLICELTGAEDAFVVNNCAAAVVLVLATLCRGREVILSRGQMIEIGGSFRLPDIVTASGCKLIEVGCTNKTHLSDYSRALGEDTAAILRCHPSNFKIVGFQEEQSAHDLSGICKEHGVLLIDDVGSGCLVDTTRFGLPREQTLREAISAGADVVMSSGDKLLGGPQAGLIMGRRDLIAQISRHPLARAVRVGKMTLAGLHATLELYAEGREMEIPIWRYIAKEESQVKKAANRIAKAWSGDSVVEKAGTEVGGGSMPTATVPTWRVGLKSDDADALLARLRGLDPPVIGYIADGTVWLDPRTADDSEVATVVDHFRAMSQ; encoded by the coding sequence ATGTCAGACTTTCGTGCCCTGCCCAGCGTCGATTCCGTCATGCGCGAGCCTGCCCTGGCCGGGTACAGCGAGCGGGTTCGCGGGCTAGCGGCAAAAGCTGCGGTCGAGTCGGCCAGAGAGTCCATACGGGCCGGTGCGGAGCAAACGACTGAATCTGTGGTGGAGACTGCCGCGCAGGTGGCGGAATCGATCGCCAAGGCGACCCTGGCCCCCGTGATCAACATGTCCGGCGTCGTGCTGCACACCGGCCTCGGGCGGGCAAGGCTGTCGACCCAGGCGAGCGAGGAGATCGCTGCCGTCGCCAAAAACCACGCCACGGTGGAATTCGACCTGCCGACGGGGAAGAGGGGGAACCGTCAAGACCACGTCCGAAGCCTGATCTGCGAGCTGACGGGCGCGGAAGACGCGTTCGTCGTGAACAACTGCGCGGCCGCCGTCGTGCTGGTCTTGGCGACGCTGTGCCGCGGCCGCGAGGTAATCCTTTCGCGCGGGCAGATGATCGAGATCGGCGGTTCGTTCAGGCTGCCGGATATCGTGACTGCGAGCGGCTGTAAACTGATCGAGGTCGGATGCACGAACAAGACGCACCTCTCCGACTACAGCCGCGCGCTGGGCGAAGATACCGCTGCGATTTTGCGCTGCCACCCGAGCAACTTTAAGATCGTCGGCTTCCAGGAGGAACAGTCCGCGCACGACCTCTCTGGCATCTGCAAAGAGCACGGCGTTCTGCTCATCGACGACGTGGGGAGCGGATGCCTCGTCGATACGACGAGGTTCGGGCTGCCGAGGGAGCAGACCCTTCGCGAGGCGATATCGGCTGGGGCAGACGTTGTGATGTCGAGCGGTGACAAGCTCTTGGGCGGTCCTCAGGCCGGGTTGATCATGGGTCGGCGCGACCTCATTGCCCAGATCTCCAGGCATCCGCTGGCCCGCGCGGTGCGAGTCGGCAAGATGACGCTCGCCGGGCTGCACGCGACGCTCGAGCTGTACGCCGAGGGGCGGGAAATGGAGATCCCGATCTGGCGCTACATCGCCAAAGAAGAGTCGCAGGTCAAGAAGGCCGCAAACCGAATCGCGAAGGCGTGGTCTGGCGACTCGGTGGTAGAGAAGGCGGGAACCGAAGTGGGAGGCGGTTCGATGCCGACGGCCACCGTGCCTACATGGAGAGTCGGTCTGAAATCTGACGATGCAGACGCTTTGCTCGCCCGGCTGCGAGGCCTCGATCCTCCCGTGATCGGCTACATCGCCGACGGAACGGTGTGGCTCGATCCGCGCACCGCCGACGATTCCGAAGTCGCCACGGTAGTCGATCACTTTCGGGCGATGAGCCAGTGA